A DNA window from Candidatus Vicinibacter affinis contains the following coding sequences:
- a CDS encoding DUF1738 domain-containing protein — translation MARNYVSGHIYRGINYILMNFSGHIIPYFLSFKQIKELGAVLKSGAKAEKVVYFNLVYKNLEGHRLSEMEAQALIKDKVKIDVSRFIKYYPVFNIEYVEGISVEIQDFELSPNEKIKSCEDLVENMPNRPPIKFIDSDHAYYLPSKDFINMPMLAQFQSSFAYYACLFHELAHSTGHKSRLNREGIVNSETFGSVVYSTEELIAELGSSYLCSIAQIDNDTLMQRSASYLNDWLRVLKEDNRFIFKVASQAHKAVDYILGNENQKLLAK, via the coding sequence TTGGCTAGAAACTATGTTTCTGGTCATATATATAGAGGCATCAATTATATTTTGATGAATTTTTCAGGGCATATAATTCCATACTTTTTAAGCTTCAAGCAAATTAAAGAATTAGGTGCAGTTTTGAAATCAGGAGCTAAAGCGGAGAAAGTCGTTTACTTTAATCTGGTTTATAAGAATTTAGAAGGCCATAGACTGAGTGAAATGGAGGCTCAAGCTCTTATTAAGGACAAAGTGAAGATAGATGTCTCTCGATTTATTAAATACTATCCTGTCTTCAATATAGAATATGTGGAAGGTATATCCGTTGAAATTCAGGATTTTGAATTGAGTCCAAATGAGAAAATTAAAAGTTGTGAAGATTTAGTCGAGAATATGCCAAATAGACCACCGATTAAATTCATAGATTCCGATCATGCCTATTACTTACCTTCAAAGGACTTTATCAACATGCCAATGCTGGCGCAATTCCAATCAAGCTTCGCTTATTATGCTTGCTTATTTCATGAGTTAGCTCATTCGACCGGACATAAATCAAGACTCAATAGAGAAGGAATTGTAAATTCTGAAACTTTTGGAAGCGTGGTTTATAGCACCGAGGAACTCATTGCCGAGCTTGGAAGCTCTTATTTATGCTCAATAGCACAAATTGATAATGATACCCTAATGCAAAGAAGTGCATCGTATTTAAATGATTGGTTGAGAGTTCTAAAGGAAGATAATCGATTTATTTTTAAAGTTGCTTCACAGGCTCACAAGGCGGTTGATTATATTTTAGGTAATGAAAATCAGAAATTGTTGGCTAAGTGA
- a CDS encoding type IV secretory system conjugative DNA transfer family protein translates to MIKVIGFVLEIVFEVLSAILSGIFEFISTLLDQERKTEFDATFVPPNEIMRIQDKGFCLTGEYCLSISDSYKNAIALGGSGSGKSSTILINSALLMAKGNSSLIFNDPSHEIRLLVSGALIELGYEIKVINYSSLNSECFNPLKRCKTISDIQKLASLLVRNALGDSKDPFWNKSAEAIISLFIRYLIFYAEPEFRTLYNVLHLINVFAGNPEKIDRLIVIAKDEKILSEYKAFVAYGDKTLSSILATAKASLTLFTDETVASITSIDTINFSEFRTKKVALFINNSVPDMHYYGALSSLFFQQFFNELLVRIPTKNETNIFFLLDEASSVYLPSLSTTISNIRKYNSGILLIYQDYHQLEHVYGTYEAKNITANCYAKVYLPGQPIETCKMLETALGKFEYADDNEVRHIRQLMTADEIRMSDRAIVLIGNKPPIHAKLRPYYNDWKLNSLTKLPPYEPSNKLSFNILPLIQLDEKKKA, encoded by the coding sequence ATGATTAAGGTTATTGGATTTGTTTTAGAGATTGTATTTGAAGTACTGTCTGCAATATTAAGTGGTATATTCGAATTCATTTCTACATTGCTTGATCAGGAAAGGAAGACAGAATTTGATGCCACTTTTGTTCCGCCTAATGAGATTATGAGAATTCAGGATAAAGGATTCTGCTTAACTGGTGAATATTGTCTTTCAATTTCCGACAGTTATAAAAACGCAATTGCCTTGGGTGGCTCCGGTTCTGGTAAGAGCTCCACAATATTGATCAATAGTGCCTTACTAATGGCAAAAGGTAATTCAAGTTTAATCTTTAATGACCCAAGCCATGAAATACGATTATTGGTCAGTGGTGCTCTTATCGAACTCGGATATGAGATAAAGGTAATAAATTACAGCAGTTTAAATTCTGAATGCTTTAATCCCTTAAAACGATGCAAGACTATCTCAGATATTCAGAAGCTTGCATCATTGCTTGTCAGAAATGCATTAGGTGATTCTAAAGATCCGTTCTGGAACAAAAGTGCCGAGGCCATTATATCTCTATTCATCCGGTATTTGATTTTTTATGCTGAACCAGAATTCAGGACTTTATACAATGTTTTGCATTTGATAAATGTATTCGCAGGCAATCCAGAGAAGATAGACAGGTTAATAGTTATAGCAAAGGATGAAAAAATATTATCCGAATACAAAGCTTTTGTTGCATATGGCGACAAGACCCTGTCATCAATACTCGCTACAGCCAAAGCATCATTAACTCTATTCACAGACGAAACAGTTGCAAGTATAACTTCAATTGATACGATTAATTTTTCGGAGTTTCGAACTAAAAAGGTGGCTTTGTTTATAAACAATTCAGTTCCGGATATGCACTACTATGGTGCTTTATCATCCTTGTTTTTTCAGCAATTCTTCAACGAATTATTGGTACGCATTCCGACAAAGAATGAAACCAACATATTTTTTCTTTTAGATGAAGCATCTTCCGTGTATCTACCAAGTCTTTCAACAACCATATCGAATATCCGGAAATACAATAGCGGAATACTTCTGATCTATCAGGATTATCATCAATTGGAACACGTATACGGAACTTATGAAGCAAAAAACATAACAGCCAATTGCTATGCAAAAGTCTATTTGCCCGGACAACCAATTGAAACATGCAAAATGTTGGAAACTGCACTCGGAAAGTTTGAGTATGCAGATGATAATGAAGTTCGACACATACGTCAATTGATGACAGCGGATGAAATCAGAATGTCTGACAGAGCGATTGTATTGATTGGAAACAAGCCACCGATTCATGCAAAGCTAAGACCGTATTACAATGATTGGAAGCTAAACTCATTAACGAAGCTTCCACCTTACGAGCCTTCTAATAAGCTATCATTTAATATTCTTCCCTTAATTCAGTTAGATGAAAAGAAGAAGGCTTAA
- a CDS encoding relaxase/mobilization nuclease domain-containing protein: MILKNLTRRSNTGQLVNYLFKNEKDKKPEPVLKHNLRSRTTKGWANELDRNFDLRNNRRKDNIRLHHTIISFSNKDKKQINTELLKDITKKYIELRGKDNIYLASSHNDKEHIHLHIIMSAHKYLTGESNRISRQEFKDLKLALDSYQKKRYPELVHSLPSHGKSQKLQLTDPDLKLQDREGKLSQKQELFENVQTVYSRSKSLDNFLSELKSEGYNSYSRGGKVYGVEDESGRHYSFKTLGIELNKLEELDRQAQEEAIQLQELASLRESKRQEREQDVEPEREISDDLNESDLDSNSEGIVDEKDDIQDSDTGPEYHDDH, translated from the coding sequence ATGATTCTAAAGAACCTCACAAGAAGATCAAATACAGGCCAATTGGTAAATTACCTTTTTAAAAATGAAAAAGATAAAAAACCGGAACCAGTTTTAAAACATAATTTAAGAAGTCGGACAACTAAAGGATGGGCAAATGAACTTGACCGCAATTTTGATTTGAGAAACAATAGACGTAAAGACAACATCCGCCTTCATCATACAATCATCTCCTTTTCGAACAAGGATAAAAAACAGATCAATACGGAATTGTTAAAGGACATAACTAAAAAGTACATTGAACTTCGAGGCAAAGACAACATTTATCTGGCTTCATCCCATAATGATAAAGAGCATATTCACCTTCATATTATTATGTCCGCACACAAATATTTAACTGGGGAATCCAATAGAATCTCAAGACAAGAATTCAAGGACTTGAAATTAGCTCTCGATTCATATCAAAAAAAAAGGTATCCAGAGCTTGTTCATAGTCTTCCATCTCATGGGAAATCACAAAAACTCCAGCTTACTGATCCTGATCTGAAGCTTCAGGATCGGGAAGGAAAATTATCACAAAAGCAAGAGCTTTTTGAAAATGTTCAGACAGTTTATAGTCGATCCAAATCACTTGATAATTTTCTTTCTGAGCTCAAATCCGAGGGGTATAATTCGTATAGCAGGGGTGGCAAAGTTTATGGAGTGGAAGATGAGTCTGGTCGGCATTATAGTTTTAAAACCCTCGGAATTGAACTCAATAAGCTGGAGGAATTAGACCGACAAGCTCAAGAAGAGGCCATTCAACTTCAAGAACTTGCCAGTCTTAGGGAATCCAAAAGGCAGGAAAGAGAGCAAGATGTTGAACCGGAAAGGGAGATTTCAGATGATCTGAATGAATCAGATTTGGATTCAAACTCGGAGGGAATTGTGGACGAAAAGGATGATATACAAGACAGTGATACGGGTCCAGAATACCACGATGATCACTAG